CCCGCCGGCAGGATGTCAACCAGGACCGGGTCCGCGGCGATGATGCGCTCCACGGCCTGTGCGTTCGCTGCGTCAATCGTCTGCTTGATGCTACTCACCGTGAACCTCCTCAGCGCGATCGCCTTCGATCAGATGGCATGCCACGTGCCGGTCCCCGCCCAGATGGCGCAGGGCGGGCATCTCGCGCGCGCACCGATCGAAGCCGTCCGGACACCTTCCGAAGAAGCGGCAGACCGTCGGGCTGGGATCCACCGGACTCTGCGGTTCGCCCGGCAGGCGTATACGTTCTCTCTTGGCGTTTGGATCGAACGTGGGGATTGCCGATAGGAGCGCGCGGGTGTACGGATGGTTGGGGCGAGAGAACACCTCTGCGGTGGGCCCGACCTCCACGATCCTGCCCGCGTACATCACCAGGACCTGTTCCGTGATCAGCCGGACCACGTTCAGGTCGTGGGATACGAAGAGGTAGGACATGCCCAAACGCCGGCGCAGTTCAGCCAGCAGGTGCAGGATGACCGCCTGCACCGAGACGTCCAGCGCGGAGGTGGGCTCGTCCAGGATCAGCAACCGTGGGGACACCGCGATGGCCCGCGCTATCCCGACCCGTTGCTGCTGCCCTCCTGAAAGCTGGTGGGGATAGCGCCCGAGCAGTTCGCCCGGGAGTCGCACCAGATCGGCAACCTCGGCCACGCGGCCCTGCAGCAAACGCCGTTCGCTCACCCCTGCCAGGTGGCGGATGGGATCGGCCACCGTGTCAAACGCGGTGAAGCGTGGGTTGAGACTGTCGGTGGGGTCCTGGAACACCATCTGTATCTTCGCCCGCTCGGGCCTGTACGCGAAGTGGGCGGATGGGATCGCGCCGATCTCCTGCCCCTCGAACCGTATCTCGCCGCTGGTGGGATCGAGCAGCCTGGTGACCAGGCGCACCAGTGTGGACTTGCCGCAGCCCGATTCACCCACCAGCCCGACGGACTCGCCTGCCCGCAGCGAGAACCCGACGCGGTCCACCGCGTGGACCATGCTTCGGGTGCCGCGCACCGGAAAGCGCTTGGACAGGTCGCGTACTGAAAGGATCGATGGTGCCGGCATTACAGGGGCCTCCGACAGGCCACGACGTGATCGGGCCCGACCACGACGCGAGGGAGCGGCGGCTGATCGCACTCGGGCGCAGCCCGATCGCACCTGAAGCGGAACCGGCACGGCGGAAGCTGGGCGCGGAAGTCGGGAATGGTGCCCGGTATGGTTACCAGATCCGAGAGGCCCACCGACGGCCGCGGCGAGGAGGCAATGAGCTTCGCCGTGTAGGGATGCCGCGGCGCCGCCAGCAGGGCTGCGGTCGGCGCCGTCTCGACAACGTGGCCCGCGTGCATCACGACGACGCGGTCGGCCCGTTCACCCAGGAGCCCCAGATCGTGCGAGATGAGAAGCGTCGCCATGTCGCTTCGGCGTGCCAGGTCTCCGATGAGCTCCAGCACCGCCGCTTGTGTGCACACGTCAAGGCCCGTGGCCGGCTCGTCGGCGATCAACAGCGAGGGCGAGCACGCCACGGCCATGGCGATCATGACGCGCTGGCACATCCCACCGGAAAGCTCAAAAGGGAAGGCGCCGTAGACGCGCCCTGGGTCAGGTATCTGCACCCCGGCGAGCAGATCGAGAGTCCGGGACCGGGCCGCGGCCGGTTGAAGGTCGGTGTGGTGCCGGATGACGTCCTCGATCTGCCAGCCCACGGGCCGGATTGGGTTGAGTGCGGCACGCGCCTGCTGAAATGTCATGGAGATCTCACTGCCGCGGTGGCGGCGAAGCGTACGTTCGTCCGCAGCAAGCAGGTCGGTTCCCTTGAAAATCACGCGTCCGGCCGTGACCCGCGCGGTCGGAGGAAGCACGCCCATGATCGCGAGCGCCGTGATGCTCTTGCCCGACCCGCTCTCGCCTACCAGGCCTACCGTTTCGCCCCACCCCACGGTGAATCCCACGCCGTCCAGCACCCTGACCGTCCCGTCGCGCGCGCGGAACTCTAGCGACAGATCTTCGACCGAGAGCAGCGGTCCTGCGCCCCGCATCACGAGCGCCTCCGAGGATCAATGAGGTCACGCAGGCCGTCGCCCATCAGGTTGAACGAAAGCACGGCGAGCATCAGGGCGATCCCTGGAAAGGTCGAAACCCACCACTCGCCCGACATCATAAACGCCGATCCATCGGACACCATGATGCCCCACTCCGCGGTCGGGGGCCGTACGCCGAGCCCTATGAACGACAGTCCGGCCGCGCTGAGGATCGCCCAGCCCATGTTCATCGAGGCCTGGACGATCAGCGTGGGCAGGCAGTTGGGGTAGATGTGAACGGCGAGAATCCGCCCCGGTGTGTTGCCGGCAAGGCGCGCCGCCTCGACGTATCCGGCGTTGCGGCGGACGTTCACCTCGGCGCGGGCGATCCGCGCATACGAGGGGAAGTTGATGAGGGCCACCGTGAGCACGATGTTCACCACAGAGGTCCCGACCGCGGCCATGATCCCCATGGCCAGCACGAAGAGCGGAAACGCCATGATCGTGTCCACGATGCGAGTCACGATCCGTTCGGTCCAGCCGCCGTAGAAACCGGCGGAAGCTCCTGCCGCGCTCCCGGCCGCGAAGGACAGGGTGACCGCGGATATCGCGATGAGCAGGTCGAGGCGCGTCGCCACGATCACCCGGCTCAGGATGTCCCTGCCGAGGTTATCGGTGCCGAACCAGTGCGTGGCCGATGGAGGGGCCAGCCGCGGCCCGACAGCGGTCGCAAGCGGATCATACGGTGCGATCCAATGGCCGAAGAGGGCCAGCGTGACAAGCCCCGCGAGCATCAGAAACGCGCCAAAGGTCAGTGGGTTCCCGAGCACCACGTATCGGCCCGCTCTGGCCAGACGGAGAACGGCTGCACTCATGACTCGATCTGCACCCGGGGGTCTATCACTCCGTAGAGCAGATCGATCAGGAGGTTGAGCATTACGTACACCAGCGCCATCGTGAGAACGAACCCCTGCACGGGCGCGTAATCGGACGCGATGACGGCTTCCAGGGCGTATGCGCCTATGCCCGGCCAGGCGTAGATCTTCTCGACCACGACGCTTACCCCCAACAAGAAGGAGAGGACCAGGCCCAGGGTCGTGACGACCGGCAGCATCGCGTTGCGGAGCGCGTAAACGTACAGAACCGTCCGCGGCGCGAGACCGTTGGCTCGTGCCGTGCGTACGAAGTCGCTGGCCAGGACGCCCAGCATCGCCCCGCGCGTCATCCTGGTGATCGGCGCGAGGGCTGCCAGGCCCAGCGTCATCGTGGGAAGGATCAGTTGCTTGGCCGCCGACAGGAATAGCCCGGGGTCTCGTGCCAGCAGGCTGTCAATCAGGTACGCTCCGGTGACCGTCTCCGGTGGTGTCCTGAATACCTCCAGACGACCCAGAGGCGGCGGTGCCCATCCCAGCAAGTAGTAGAGAACATAGACAAGTACCAGGCCGGTGAAGAACACGGGGAGCGAGTTGCCCGTGGTGGCCAGCAGGCGGGTCACGTGATCCACCCCGGAACCGGGCCGTGTTGCGGCGAGTACCCCGAGTGGCAGCGCCAGCGCCAGCGCGAGCAGAAGGCCGCAGGTAGCCAGCTCCAGCGATGCCGGCAGCCGGGCGCGCAGGTCTGCCACGACCGGCTGGCCGGTAGTCAGCGAATGGCCCAGGTCGCCCCGGGCCAGGTCGCGTATGTACAGCACGAACTGCTCTGGCAGACTACGGTTGAGACCCAGCTTGGTGCGGATCTCTTCGATCGCCTGGGGAGTGGCGGCCGGCCCCGCGAAGTACGCGGCGGGATCACCTGGCAGCGCGCGGTTCAACAGGAAGGTGACGACGATCACCCCTACCACGCCCGGGAGCGCGGTGGCCAGCCGCCTGCCTACCATTCTCAGGGACGGACTGCTCACGTCAGTTCTTCACCAGCGAGCGGAAATCAATCTGGCGGTGGAACCAGTATGTGTACCCCGAGATGCTCTTCTGCATCGCCACATCCATGGAAGGCTGGAAGAGCGGCAGAATGGGCACGTCCCGGAGAGCGACATTGATGAATTCCCTCACCTGCTCGGCGTACCGCTTCTGGTCCGTCTCGAACCGCGCCACGTCTATGAGCTTGTCCATCTCAGGGCTCTGGTACGAGCTGGTGTTGAACGCGGAGTTCTGACTGTGCAACACCCACAGGTAGAAGTACTCGGGGTAGTTGAGCCAGCCGCTGAACACGTTGAGTATCACCGGCAGGTCCTTCCGAAGCAACGCTCCTCGCCAGACCGCGCCCGGGACCTTGTTGATCGTCGCGTTGATTCCTATGAGGCGCAGCGCTTCCTGCAGCAGGATCGCCATCGGCTCATTGGTAGCGGCAAAGCCCGCGTTGAAGGAGAGCGTGGTGTCAAAGCCGTTGGGGAACCCAGACTGGGCCATCAGGGCCTTGGCCTTTGACAGGTTCTGCATCGTGTAGGGGGACATCTTGGGATCGTACCCAAACGTGTTGCTCGCAACTGGGGTGACGAGTGGCGCCGACCGGCCGAACGTCGCCGCCTCCACGATCCTCTTGCGCGGCAGGGCGTAGGCAACCGCCTGCCGGACGCGGACGTCGCTGAACGGTGGGTGCTTGGCGTTCAGCCCCACGTACATCATCGCGTTCTCCACAGGCGTGCCGATGACCGTCAGGTTCCCCTGCCTGGCCAGCTCGACGAAGTCGCGGGCTGGCAGGTCGAGCACTATGTCGGCGTCGCCGCGTTCGATCAGGGCACGCCGGCTGCCGGCCGATGGCACCTCGCGCACCACCACTCGCCTGATCTTGGGCAGGGGGCCGGACTTCCAGTCGTCGTTGCGCACATACACGGTCTCCTGGCCGGGCCGCCACGATTCCACCTTATAGGCGCCGCCGCCGGCGGTGTTGTTCCGCAGCCATGCCATCGCCCACAGGTCGGTGGGCGTCGCGTGCCGCTTTGCTAGGGTGGAGTTGAAGATGACGGGCACCGGCACTGCCAGGTTCGGCAGCGTCAGCTTGTCCTTCCTCAGGAAGTTGATGCGGAACGAGTGGTCGCTCAACACCACGAACTGTTCGGGCTTCTCCAGGCTGCCGGCATTCATCTGAAACGTCGGAAAGCCGCCGACGGTCACGGCGCGGTCAAAGGACCACTTGACGTCGTGGGCCGTGACCGGTGTGCCGTCGTGGAACCTGGCGTCCTTTCGCAGCACGAACGTGACGGACGTGCCGTCCGAGGACAGCCACCAACGCTGCGCCAGCTCGGGTTCGAGCTTGGTGTAGTCGTACGACACGGAGCCGTCGGGCATGGTCTTCTTGCCGTAGGTCAGCAGCCGGTCGTAGACGTTCCATGTCACACCGTAGACCTGGAAGTTGGCCCCAACGCCGTGAATGTCCATGCTGTAGGGCCCGCCCTCGGTCACGACGAGCAGTGTGTCAGAGCGGTCCTGGCTGAAAGAAGGTATCGCCATGGCCGTTGAAATCAGCAGCGCGATAGCCGACAGAATTGCTGCCTTCCACCATTGAGGTCTCATCGCTGTCCTCCTGTCTTGTGCGTTTTGCCGAGCCATCATCTTGCCCCCTTCAGAGAATCGGCTTCAGACTCGTTGGGCGGGGCCGCGCCCGCCTCCGGATGGGCCCGCAGGATCCACAGGCGCATCAGGGTTACGTACAGAACGACCGCAACCGGCACCGATACTAGCCAGGAGTACCGCAGCCAGACAATCCCCAGCACGGAGGCGATTCCGTGGGCCAGGTATGCCGCCGGGTTGAAGCCGCCGCCATACGCGTATGGTCCATCGCGACGGTAGAGCGCGGGGACGTTCAGCCGACGTCCGCGGACGAGGTAGTAGTCCGCAAGCATCACGCCGGCCACGGGCGAGAGGGCCGCTCCGACCGCGGGCAGGTACGTGAGAAACGCGTTGACCAGGCGCCACGGCATCACCGAGACGAGGCCGATTGCCCCGCCGGCGAGAACCCCGTGGGCAAAGCTCATTCGGGGCGCGAACAGGCTGCTGAGGACGTATCCGGGAGCATACAGGTTTGCGGCCACGTTGGTGCTCAACTGCGCCAGCAGGATGATTAGCAACCCGACCAGTACCATCACGCCGCCCAGCGCAGCACCAATTGCCTCCACCGGGTTGCCGTGGCCTGTGAACACTTTCCCCAGATAGCCCACGGTGGCGAAGAGCATCATGCCCAGCGTGAGGCCGGGGAGCTGTCCCAGGAGGCTGTGGCGGTTGCGGTGGAGGAATCCCCGGGCGCCGGGCGGGGTCTTCACGAAGCGGGTGAAGTCCGGGATGTTGTCCGCGACTGTGATCCAGTAGGACAGGTTCGCCGTCACCGCTACCCAGAACGGGATGGGGGTTGCTATCGGGAATGAGGCGACCTTGTCCCATCCGTGCTGAGATCCCAGCAGGTAGACCACCACGGCCGAGAGCACCAGGAGGGCCGGCGCCGCGAAGTTCTCCACTTGCCTTATGCCGTGGATTCCGCGCATCGTGATCAGTATCTGGAGCGCACCGAACGACCAGTACCACAGCGGCCAGTTGGAGTACCCAGTGAGCAGTCTCACGGACATGTCTATTGCCGTGGCGCCGAAGTAGGTCTGGATCGCGAACCAGCAGACCGCAACGCCGGCCCGCAGCAGGGACGGCGCCCAGGCACCCCATATGCCGTACGGCGCGCGCAGGTATACGGCATAGGTCACACCGTGCTGGATGCCGATGTCGCCGTTGAGCACGGATACAACCCCAACGACGAGGTTGCCCAGGGCGATGGCCGCGAGCGCGTCTGTGAGCGACAGCCTTCCAGCGAACGACGCCCCCAGCAGGAAGACGCCCATTTGGGCGACCATGCCGAACCAGAGCCAGACGAAGTCCGTCCAGCCGATTACCCGCTGGGCGGGCCGCGTGGGCAGGATGTCACGGTGCGCAAGGGACCACTCTGCGCGGGGAGGTGCAGCGGCGGCCACGCCCTCCGCGGTTATGGTCTTTGCGGTTAGGGTCTCTATGGTCACGCGGGCTCCTCGACGCCCGATACGGCCCCGGCCTCCCCCAGCGCTCCCAAGAGGGCCGCTGAGGAAGACACCCATCCAAAGATCCCGCCCTGCGCCTTGATCATCCTGATCCCGGCTTCGTGGAACTCGGGGAAGTACGATGCCACGCAGTCCTCCAGCACGAGGCACTCGAAGCCCCGGTCGTTGGCTTCGCGCACGGTGGTGTGTACGCACACCTCGGTTGTGACCCCGGTCACGATCAGGCTCCGGATGCCGCGCTCCCGGAGAAGCAGATCCAGGCCGGTCGCGTAGAAAGACCCTTTGCCCGGCTTGTCTATTACGGGTTCGCCGGGGGCCGGGACAAGCTCGGGGATGATCTCGTGCCCGGGCTCGCCCCGGATGAGTACCCGGCCCATCGGACCGGCATCCCCAATCCCAGTCTTCAAGTGTCCCCGTGCCTTCTTTGTGGGCGGCAGGTCGCTCAGGTCGGGGAGGTGCCCTTCCCTTGTGTGGATGACCGTCATGCCGCGGGCGCGAAACGCGTCCAGCACGCGGCGGGTCGGAGCGATGGCCCTACGCAGAAGGGCCACATCGTTTCCAAGCATCTCGCCGAATCCGCCCGGCTGTAGGAAGTCGCGCTGCATGTCGACGACCAGCAGCGCAGTCGCGTCCGGCTCGAACTCGAACGGGTAGGGCTCCGCGTCAACGCGCACCCACGACATCTGTCCCCTCGTTTCTCTATGGTGCATTCCTCACCGATTCAGATAGATGGAAGCCAGCAGTTCCTTGACTGCGTGCATTACGTTGGCCTTGCTTTCAAGGATGTGATCGCGGATGGCCGCGCTGGCGGCGCCGGCATCTCCCTGCACGATGAGTTCGAGGATGCGGGCGTGTTCAAGATACGTGAGGCGGATCCGTTGGGGATCGTTGAAGTCCTTGGCGCGGATGGCCCGAATCCGCTCGCTGATGGAGCGCAGGTATTCGGAAAGAGCCCCGTTGCCGCCGGCCTCGGCAATCGCGGCGTGGAAGCCCTCGTCCAGGTTCAGCATCGTCGGCGGCGAGGGAAGAGGCTCGGGGATCTCGGCCCAGGTCTCCTGTAGCGTCCTCCAGTCAACCGCGCGCCCCCGGCCCACCGCCAGGGAAACCGCGAAGGTCTCCAGCGCCACGCGGACCTCGTATTGCTCCTCCATTTCCCCGAGGTTGATCTCCCGCACATAGTACCCGCGCCGCGGGACGATGCGGATCAACCCGGCCTGCGCCAGCCTTCTCAGCGCCTCGCGGATAGGCGTCCGGCTCGTCTGCCATTCCTGCGCCAGTTCATCCTCCAGCAGTCGCTCGCCGGGCTTGAGGCCGAACGCCAGGATGCGCTCCTTCAACTCGGTGAAGATGCGATCTGTCTGCACGCGAGGTCCCCCCGGGTAAGGCGTGCCGCCTTGCGTACCTGCGGGCATATCTTATTGTATGCGCTTTTGTGTTTCAAGGGTGAGCAACGCGTCCGGACTGGCCGAGTGTCCGCGCGCGTTCTATCCGGGGGGATCCTCGTAGCAAGAACAGGACGCAGCGCGAAGCTGCGTCCTGTCTTCACCCACCCAAAGTGTGCCTCAGGGTACGAGAGGGTCCTACTTCAACTCCTTCTCCCGGACGAAGGTTCCGTGCCACGTGTGGTACCAGACCTGACCGGTGGAGGCGCGCACGCTCAGCATTCCCACTACCTTGCCGCCGCGCTCGAAATCGAAGGTGAAGTAGCCGTAGAAGGGCATGCCTTCCTCGGCCTTGGCGCCGGGGAAGGCCTGATTCAACCACCCCTGCGCGGCTTGTCGGGCCTGGTTGCGGGTCAGTGATTGCCCCGTGGGAGCGCCCCAGCCGCCCATCATTCCGCCGCCCATCATGCCGCCCCCGCCCCAACCGGCCATGTGGCCGTACTTCAAGTTCCACATCATGTTGGGCCCGGGCTCAGGACGGACCCAACCGTTGCGCTCTACGATCAACTCGAAGGCCCCGACGCCGGTGCTCTTCTCCGCGACCACCACGTAGAGGTGGTTGGCGAACTCCATGATCTCCGTCGCGACGAGGTCGCGATTGCCGTAGCGGGCAACCATCTGTCGCGCCAGCGTTGCAGCCTGATCAATGGTGACTACCCGAGCGCTCCGGGGCTGTCCGGGATATCCCCAGTGCATGCCCGGTCCCCACATGCCTTGAGCCGATACTACGGCTGGAATGGCCATCGCCCCAGCCAGGAGCACGATAGCGATTGCCAGTATCCTCGCGCTTTTCATCTCTCGCCGCCTCCTCATGAGAGTTCTGGGCCAAGCTTCCTATCTCCCAGGGTAGCGGGCCGTTATGAAGGCGCCGTGAATGATCTCCGGAGCTTTCGTGAATGACAAGGCGCCGGCCCGGCTCGGGATGGCAGAGAGCGTGGTGGCTACCGGCTTGACATCCCTGGTAATGCGCTTTACTTTTGATGTATGAAGAGCACCATCTCTACCAAAGGTCAGGTGACCATTCCGGTGTGGGTGCGCAACCAGCTCGGTCTGCACCCGGGGACACCCGTGACCTTCGATCTCCGCGAACGGGATGTAGTCATGCGAAAGGGCCGCCCGGGGCAACACCCTGTGGACCGCGTATTTGGCACACTGCGACTGAAGCGGCCGGTGGATGTCCTTCTGGATGAGATGCGTGGCCCTCGACCGAAGCGGCCATGAGGACCGCTCTGGACACCTCCGTGCTGTTGGACGTCCTCGGCGCTGATCCCACGTTTGGCGAGCGGTCTCGATCGGCTCTGCGGACGGCCTATGATGCCGGGGCCCTCGTGGCGTGCGAGGTGGTCTGGGCTGAAATCCGGGCGCACTTTCCCGGGGACGACGCCTTTCAGGAAGCCATGGCCGGCCTCGGCGTGCAGTTCGACCCGGTCTCGCCCCAGGCCGCGATCGCAGCCGGCAAACTGCGGAGGGAGCACCGGAAGGGCGCGCGCCTTGCCCGAGACCGGGTCGTTGCGGACTTTCTCGTAGGCGCGCATGCGAGGCTGCAGGCGGATGCGCTTCTAACCAGAGACCGTGGGTTCTACCGGCGGTACTTCACCGGCCTCAACATCATAGATCCGACGGCAGGGTAGTCTTCACCGCGCGGAACCGAGCTGCCGCAAGGCCCTGGACAGGTGCGCCCGTCACCCAGCGAGAAGCATTCGGAAGCCGAATTGTGTGGACTGAGAGAGGGAGGTTGACCCGGTTGGCTGGACTGGATGTTCGCACCTGGAGATTGCCGGAGCACGTTTTCGGCCCCGGCGCGCTTTCGGCGCTGAGGGGGTTGGTGGCCAGCTCAGGGGCGCGGCGCCCCCTGCTGGTTTCCGACAGGGCGGTGGCGCGGCTCGGGGTGGCGGAGAGCGTGGTGGAGGCCGCAGGGCTGCCGCAGGGTTCGGCAAGCGTGTTCGACGATGTGGAACCGGAGTTGCCTCTTTCCTGCGTGAGAGCGGCGCTGGAAGCTGCGCGGGCCGGCGCGCACGATCTCATAATCGGCCTGGGTGGCGGCAGCACGCTGGATGCAGCCAAGGTCTGCGCGGCGCTGGCCGGCCGGCCGGGTGACGTACGTGATTACATAGGCGTTGGTCTAGTTCCAGGGACGGGTCTGCCGAGCATTCTCATTCCCACCACAGCCGGGAGCGGCTCTGAGGCGACGCCCAATGCCCTGATCATGGACGACGAGCGGGGCGAGAAGGTGGCTATGGTTAGCCCTCACCTGATTCCCACCTATGCGGTTCTGGATCCGGGCCTGACCGTGACCCTGCCTCCTGCGATCACCGCCCAGAGCGGCATGGACGTGCTGGCGCACGCCGTCGAGTCCTACACCTCCCGCAGGGCGGACATGTACACCGAGATGTACAGCCGGCACGCCGCGCTGCTTGCAGGTCGGAGCCTCCGCGGCGCGGTGCGCCAGGGTAACGACTTGGACGCGCGCGCCGGCATGCTGCTGGGTAGTTTCCTGGCAGGGGCAGCGATCGGCCAGGCAGGCACCTCGGCGACCCACGCCCTGGCCTACCCGTTGGGCGCCCGCTACCATGTCCCCCACGGCCTGGCCATCGCCCTGCTGTTGCCCAGCGTAATGGCCGCGAACCTGCCCGCGGTCGAGGTGAAGTACGCGGAGGTCGCGCTCATGCTTGAAGGCGGTTTGCCTGAAGGTGGTCTACCCGAAGGCCGTCCGCACCCGGACCGCCTCACGGCACCGGCAGCAGTGCGCCGCCTGTGCGACGAGATCGGGATCCCAATGGGCCTGGCCCGGCATGGCGTGGATCCGGCCGTGATCCCGGAGATGGCCGCGGAGGCGCACGCGATTCGCCGCCTCATGGACAACAACCCGCGGGAGTTGAGCGTGGATCAGGTGGCCGCGGTGTTCGCAGACGCGATGTGAAGGGGCGAGTCCGTGTCGCGGTTCGCGCTTTCAACGGCGTGGCATGTTGCGCGGGTCACGGACGCCCGCGAACTCCTCGGCCTGCCTGCCCGCCTGGGTTTTGGCGGGGTCGAGCTTAGCTCGGTGGGTGTGGATCTAGCGGCCGAGGTGCGGCAGGTTGCGGGCGACGGCTATCCGCCTATAGTCAGCCTGCACGCTCCGTGTCCGGTGCCCTACGCAGGGGCCGCGCGCCTTGACGACCTGGCCGCGCTCGACGAGAGGCGCCGGCGGGCCGCCGTGGATTTCACCAAGGCGACAGTGGATATGGCCGCGGCCGTGGGCGCGCGCGCAATCGTGCTGCACTTGGGCACCGTGGAGGGCACGCTCCCGCAACCGGCAATCGTCCAGGCAATGGAAGCCGGGATGAAAGCCGGGATGGAAGTCGGGGATGGGGACGAGTGGAAGGCGCTGCTTGCAGAGGGACTTGCTGCGCGCAGGGCTGCGGCGGATCGCCACCTGGACCGATGCATGGCAAGTCTGGAGGCGCTGACCGCCCACGCCGCGGGTTCAGGCGTTCATCTGGGTGCGGAGACCCGTTACGAGTACAACGATCTTCCGAACTTCGAGGAGTTTGCCGTGATACTCCGGGAGTTCGGGCACCGCGGCGTCGGGTACTGGCACGATGTGGGCCATGGCCACGCCCAGCAGGTTCTCGGCCTGGCGACTCCCGCGCAGTACCTGGAACGCTACGGAGAGCACCTTCTGGGACTTCATCTGCACGACGCCCGCTTGACGCGGGACCACCTGCCGCCCGGCGAGGGTGATGTGGACTTCGAGGCGCTGCGCGCCTATGCCCGCCCGGAGCACCTGCGCGTGTTCGAGGTGTTCAGCGTTCAACCCGAGGAGAGGTTGGATCGATCGCTTCGGTACCTGGAAGAGCTGAACCTCTAGCGCCATTGACACGCCGCTCCCGAGCAGCGATATAATGAACAGGACGGATGGACGACGAGACATCCGTACATTTGCCTTCCATGAAGCGTCACTCGGGGAGGCAATCCCATCGGGACGGAGGTGAGAGCGTCGAGTAGCGCACGGCCGTGTTGAGGAACTCCTGAACGTCGAGAAGCTCCTGAATAGGGAGGGGAGGAGATAGATGAAGTGTCGCGGTCTGACGTGGCGCGTCGTCACCATGAGCGTCGCAGCCGTGCTGGCGCTCAGCCTGTCCTCAATGGCAGGACCCCCGCTTCCCAAGGTCGTGATCGGGTGGACGCCTCCCGACATAACCGGTGTCTTCAAGACCGCCACCGATTTCTTCGAGAAGGGCGCAGCCGACGCGAAGAAGGCCGGCATCGAGGTCCAGGTGATCAGCCGCTCCCCGGCCACGCACGTGGCCTTTGCGGACCAGGTGGCCATCATCGAGGACTACATCCAGCGCAAGGTCAGCGTGATCGCCATCTCGCCCATCGAGGTCGAGGTAGTTATTCCCGCCATCAAGAAGGCGAACGCGGCCGGTATCCCGGTCATCATCGTCA
The window above is part of the Armatimonadota bacterium genome. Proteins encoded here:
- a CDS encoding ABC transporter substrate-binding protein produces the protein MRPQWWKAAILSAIALLISTAMAIPSFSQDRSDTLLVVTEGGPYSMDIHGVGANFQVYGVTWNVYDRLLTYGKKTMPDGSVSYDYTKLEPELAQRWWLSSDGTSVTFVLRKDARFHDGTPVTAHDVKWSFDRAVTVGGFPTFQMNAGSLEKPEQFVVLSDHSFRINFLRKDKLTLPNLAVPVPVIFNSTLAKRHATPTDLWAMAWLRNNTAGGGAYKVESWRPGQETVYVRNDDWKSGPLPKIRRVVVREVPSAGSRRALIERGDADIVLDLPARDFVELARQGNLTVIGTPVENAMMYVGLNAKHPPFSDVRVRQAVAYALPRKRIVEAATFGRSAPLVTPVASNTFGYDPKMSPYTMQNLSKAKALMAQSGFPNGFDTTLSFNAGFAATNEPMAILLQEALRLIGINATINKVPGAVWRGALLRKDLPVILNVFSGWLNYPEYFYLWVLHSQNSAFNTSSYQSPEMDKLIDVARFETDQKRYAEQVREFINVALRDVPILPLFQPSMDVAMQKSISGYTYWFHRQIDFRSLVKN
- a CDS encoding ABC transporter ATP-binding protein, translated to MPAPSILSVRDLSKRFPVRGTRSMVHAVDRVGFSLRAGESVGLVGESGCGKSTLVRLVTRLLDPTSGEIRFEGQEIGAIPSAHFAYRPERAKIQMVFQDPTDSLNPRFTAFDTVADPIRHLAGVSERRLLQGRVAEVADLVRLPGELLGRYPHQLSGGQQQRVGIARAIAVSPRLLILDEPTSALDVSVQAVILHLLAELRRRLGMSYLFVSHDLNVVRLITEQVLVMYAGRIVEVGPTAEVFSRPNHPYTRALLSAIPTFDPNAKRERIRLPGEPQSPVDPSPTVCRFFGRCPDGFDRCAREMPALRHLGGDRHVACHLIEGDRAEEVHGE
- a CDS encoding cysteine hydrolase produces the protein MSWVRVDAEPYPFEFEPDATALLVVDMQRDFLQPGGFGEMLGNDVALLRRAIAPTRRVLDAFRARGMTVIHTREGHLPDLSDLPPTKKARGHLKTGIGDAGPMGRVLIRGEPGHEIIPELVPAPGEPVIDKPGKGSFYATGLDLLLRERGIRSLIVTGVTTEVCVHTTVREANDRGFECLVLEDCVASYFPEFHEAGIRMIKAQGGIFGWVSSSAALLGALGEAGAVSGVEEPA
- a CDS encoding nitrate reductase — encoded protein: MGVFLSGPLGSAGGGRGRIGRRGARVTIETLTAKTITAEGVAAAAPPRAEWSLAHRDILPTRPAQRVIGWTDFVWLWFGMVAQMGVFLLGASFAGRLSLTDALAAIALGNLVVGVVSVLNGDIGIQHGVTYAVYLRAPYGIWGAWAPSLLRAGVAVCWFAIQTYFGATAIDMSVRLLTGYSNWPLWYWSFGALQILITMRGIHGIRQVENFAAPALLVLSAVVVYLLGSQHGWDKVASFPIATPIPFWVAVTANLSYWITVADNIPDFTRFVKTPPGARGFLHRNRHSLLGQLPGLTLGMMLFATVGYLGKVFTGHGNPVEAIGAALGGVMVLVGLLIILLAQLSTNVAANLYAPGYVLSSLFAPRMSFAHGVLAGGAIGLVSVMPWRLVNAFLTYLPAVGAALSPVAGVMLADYYLVRGRRLNVPALYRRDGPYAYGGGFNPAAYLAHGIASVLGIVWLRYSWLVSVPVAVVLYVTLMRLWILRAHPEAGAAPPNESEADSLKGAR
- a CDS encoding ABC transporter permease produces the protein MVGRRLATALPGVVGVIVVTFLLNRALPGDPAAYFAGPAATPQAIEEIRTKLGLNRSLPEQFVLYIRDLARGDLGHSLTTGQPVVADLRARLPASLELATCGLLLALALALPLGVLAATRPGSGVDHVTRLLATTGNSLPVFFTGLVLVYVLYYLLGWAPPPLGRLEVFRTPPETVTGAYLIDSLLARDPGLFLSAAKQLILPTMTLGLAALAPITRMTRGAMLGVLASDFVRTARANGLAPRTVLYVYALRNAMLPVVTTLGLVLSFLLGVSVVVEKIYAWPGIGAYALEAVIASDYAPVQGFVLTMALVYVMLNLLIDLLYGVIDPRVQIES
- a CDS encoding ABC transporter permease — its product is MSAAVLRLARAGRYVVLGNPLTFGAFLMLAGLVTLALFGHWIAPYDPLATAVGPRLAPPSATHWFGTDNLGRDILSRVIVATRLDLLIAISAVTLSFAAGSAAGASAGFYGGWTERIVTRIVDTIMAFPLFVLAMGIMAAVGTSVVNIVLTVALINFPSYARIARAEVNVRRNAGYVEAARLAGNTPGRILAVHIYPNCLPTLIVQASMNMGWAILSAAGLSFIGLGVRPPTAEWGIMVSDGSAFMMSGEWWVSTFPGIALMLAVLSFNLMGDGLRDLIDPRRRS
- a CDS encoding ABC transporter ATP-binding protein, with the protein product MRGAGPLLSVEDLSLEFRARDGTVRVLDGVGFTVGWGETVGLVGESGSGKSITALAIMGVLPPTARVTAGRVIFKGTDLLAADERTLRRHRGSEISMTFQQARAALNPIRPVGWQIEDVIRHHTDLQPAAARSRTLDLLAGVQIPDPGRVYGAFPFELSGGMCQRVMIAMAVACSPSLLIADEPATGLDVCTQAAVLELIGDLARRSDMATLLISHDLGLLGERADRVVVMHAGHVVETAPTAALLAAPRHPYTAKLIASSPRPSVGLSDLVTIPGTIPDFRAQLPPCRFRFRCDRAAPECDQPPLPRVVVGPDHVVACRRPL